In the Candidatus Cloacimonas acidaminovorans str. Evry genome, one interval contains:
- the eno gene encoding phosphopyruvate hydratase — MSDILYIIGREILDSRGNPTVEAEVHLDSEIMAIAAVPSGASTGEREAIELRDGDKKRYGGKGVLKAVSNIDNMSDELWGTDSLLQGQIDKIMIDMDGTPNKAKLGANAILAVSMAVARASALELNIPLYRYLGGVNAKTLPVPMSNILNGGAHADNNVDIQEFMIMPLGAKSFQQALQMNAEVFHSLKAILKKRGLVTSVGDEGGFAPNLASNEEAFIVIVEAIKTAGYIPGKDIYLAIDAAASSFYKDGKYLFEGKKVSSDAMIKYYESMIAKYPICSIEDGLAENDWTGWKKMTAKLGSKIQIVGDDVFVTNPKIIAKGIKDNIANSVLIKLNQIGTVTETIDAINMAHKSGWTTVVSHRSGETGDTFIADLAVALNTGQIKTGSISRSERIEKYNQLLRIEEELGEAAYFPGKSIIKQL; from the coding sequence ATGTCAGACATACTTTACATTATCGGACGCGAGATTTTAGATTCACGCGGAAATCCAACAGTGGAAGCAGAAGTTCATTTAGATAGTGAGATTATGGCAATAGCAGCAGTTCCCAGCGGTGCATCTACCGGTGAACGCGAAGCCATAGAACTTCGTGATGGCGATAAAAAACGCTACGGAGGCAAAGGTGTCTTAAAAGCAGTTAGCAATATAGACAATATGAGTGATGAATTATGGGGAACTGATTCATTATTGCAGGGTCAAATTGATAAAATTATGATTGATATGGATGGAACTCCTAATAAAGCCAAACTGGGTGCTAATGCTATTTTAGCTGTTTCTATGGCTGTTGCCAGGGCTTCCGCTTTGGAATTGAATATTCCTTTATATCGTTATCTGGGAGGTGTTAATGCCAAAACCCTTCCTGTACCAATGAGCAATATTCTCAATGGTGGTGCGCATGCAGATAACAATGTTGATATTCAGGAATTTATGATTATGCCTTTGGGTGCAAAAAGTTTCCAACAAGCGCTACAAATGAATGCTGAGGTTTTTCACTCCCTGAAGGCAATTCTTAAAAAACGCGGTTTAGTAACTTCCGTTGGAGATGAAGGTGGTTTTGCACCTAATCTGGCATCCAATGAAGAGGCCTTTATCGTAATTGTAGAGGCAATTAAGACAGCAGGTTACATTCCCGGAAAAGATATTTACCTGGCTATTGATGCTGCTGCCAGCAGTTTTTATAAAGACGGAAAGTATCTTTTTGAAGGGAAAAAAGTTAGCAGCGATGCAATGATTAAATATTACGAAAGTATGATTGCCAAATATCCTATTTGCTCAATTGAAGATGGCTTGGCAGAAAATGACTGGACTGGCTGGAAAAAAATGACTGCCAAATTGGGCAGTAAAATTCAAATTGTAGGTGATGATGTTTTCGTTACCAATCCCAAAATTATAGCCAAAGGCATTAAAGATAATATCGCCAATAGCGTTTTGATTAAATTGAATCAAATCGGAACCGTTACCGAGACCATAGATGCCATAAATATGGCTCATAAATCAGGTTGGACAACCGTTGTAAGTCACCGTAGCGGTGAAACGGGAGATACTTTTATTGCCGATTTGGCTGTTGCTTTAAATACAGGTCAAATCAAAACCGGTTCTATTTCCCGCAGCGAACGTATTGAAAAATATAATCAACTCCTACGCATTGAAGAAGAATTAGGTGAGGCAGCTTATTTCCCAGGAAAGTCAATAATAAAACAACTATAA
- a CDS encoding MFS transporter gives MRNIDKKQKHSRLRISFQTSVTEGIFAQIYGNLSAIGSSFIVKLMVILGASPMHYSLLSAIGQVSALWQPLGIAITHKLKERKSACIKITAIGRFLTIFLGLSLLFNNHLQGIWFVLILLFFSAGLQSLGANIWIAWISDLIPLSIRGRFFSRRNQILIGIGLIVSYIVSFHIDLFESAKGAFKLGYIKLLRAEKFFLPQNQPLFLAGVFVFASLIGLIGLFFLNRQPERPLRPVPEQRLRERYSAPFKDKNFRLLSVFGIWWMLAIGVGSPFWGPFMMKKLSMSLFEIQIYNTLSVFSSLLSYQFWGRFIDKNGNKTAMQICIALGGLNPMLWLFTSAGNYSILWLEALSSGFMWAGAGIITTNFILSVAEKGKEQVYSGIYGAITGLAMMFSTLACGIFYPSSLTIGKKILEPEQVIFGVGGIMRWLSFIPLFFVVEKRTVPLPQALVSLFQKKTNRSLKK, from the coding sequence ATGCGCAACATAGATAAAAAGCAGAAACATAGTCGTCTTAGAATTAGTTTTCAGACCTCTGTAACAGAAGGTATTTTTGCTCAGATTTACGGAAACCTGTCTGCAATCGGTTCTTCCTTTATTGTAAAGCTGATGGTAATTTTGGGTGCTTCACCAATGCACTACAGTTTATTAAGCGCTATAGGACAGGTTTCTGCTCTTTGGCAACCTTTGGGAATAGCTATTACTCATAAACTGAAGGAACGTAAATCTGCCTGTATTAAAATTACTGCTATAGGCAGGTTTTTGACCATTTTTTTAGGGCTGTCTTTGCTGTTTAATAATCATTTACAGGGAATCTGGTTTGTGCTTATACTGCTATTTTTTAGTGCAGGTTTACAATCTTTGGGAGCAAATATCTGGATTGCCTGGATAAGTGATTTGATTCCTCTTTCCATTCGGGGACGCTTTTTCTCCAGGCGCAATCAAATTTTGATTGGAATAGGATTGATAGTAAGTTACATAGTCAGTTTTCATATAGACCTTTTTGAATCCGCCAAAGGTGCTTTCAAACTTGGCTACATAAAGCTTTTGAGAGCAGAGAAATTCTTTCTTCCTCAAAATCAGCCCTTGTTTTTAGCCGGGGTTTTTGTGTTTGCTTCTCTTATTGGTTTAATTGGTTTATTTTTTCTAAACCGTCAACCTGAAAGACCCTTGCGTCCTGTTCCTGAACAGCGTTTACGGGAGCGTTATTCAGCTCCCTTTAAGGATAAAAACTTCCGTCTGCTTTCCGTTTTTGGTATTTGGTGGATGTTAGCCATTGGTGTAGGCAGTCCTTTTTGGGGACCTTTTATGATGAAGAAACTTTCTATGAGTTTGTTTGAAATCCAAATCTATAATACTTTGAGTGTGTTTTCCTCACTTTTATCTTATCAATTCTGGGGTCGCTTTATAGATAAAAATGGCAATAAAACAGCTATGCAGATTTGTATTGCCTTGGGAGGATTAAATCCTATGTTGTGGCTTTTTACCAGTGCTGGAAACTATTCCATTTTGTGGCTGGAAGCACTAAGTTCGGGTTTTATGTGGGCTGGAGCAGGAATTATAACTACCAATTTTATTCTTTCCGTAGCTGAAAAAGGGAAAGAACAGGTTTATTCGGGAATTTACGGAGCCATAACCGGTTTGGCAATGATGTTTTCAACCCTTGCCTGTGGTATTTTTTATCCTTCCTCACTCACAATTGGTAAAAAGATTTTAGAACCGGAACAGGTGATTTTCGGTGTAGGTGGAATTATGCGTTGGCTAAGTTTTATTCCTTTGTTTTTTGTGGTGGAAAAAAGGACTGTACCTCTTCCTCAAGCATTAGTTTCTCTTTTCCAGAAAAAAACGAATAGGTCGCTTAAGAAATAA
- a CDS encoding DUF975 family protein has protein sequence MLTYNEIRYNAREYLKGKWNNPCALIFLILAIINLGVSAIPYLGSVVSLLISGPLALGMAIIFLKLVRGEEISVEMIFAGFKDFTRSLTAGLLIFIYVFLWSLLLIIPGIIASFSYAMTFFIMADNPNLSANEAIKARKEMMRGHKTDLFLLELSFIGWILLSVLSFGIGFLWLGSYIYTANAIFYHEIRVEEAPQVIIEAPYEEQTVPPPDIEE, from the coding sequence ATGCTAACCTATAATGAAATTCGTTATAATGCCAGAGAGTATTTAAAAGGGAAATGGAACAATCCCTGTGCTTTGATATTTCTTATTTTAGCGATTATTAATTTAGGAGTTTCTGCCATTCCTTATCTTGGTTCGGTTGTTTCTCTCCTTATTTCAGGACCTTTAGCGTTGGGAATGGCAATTATTTTTCTCAAACTGGTTCGCGGTGAAGAAATTAGTGTAGAAATGATATTTGCAGGTTTTAAGGATTTTACTCGTAGTTTAACGGCAGGATTATTAATCTTCATTTATGTGTTTTTGTGGTCTTTACTTTTGATTATTCCTGGAATCATTGCCTCATTTTCCTATGCAATGACTTTTTTCATAATGGCGGATAATCCAAATCTTTCAGCCAATGAAGCAATTAAAGCCCGCAAAGAAATGATGAGAGGTCATAAAACAGACCTTTTTTTGCTGGAGCTTTCTTTTATTGGTTGGATATTACTTAGTGTCTTATCGTTCGGCATAGGTTTCCTGTGGTTGGGCAGTTACATTTACACTGCTAATGCAATTTTCTATCATGAAATCAGAGTAGAAGAAGCACCTCAGGTAATAATTGAAGCTCCTTATGAAGAACAAACTGTCCCTCCTCCTGACATAGAAGAGTAA
- a CDS encoding thermonuclease family protein — protein MYKSKIPFHFNILMNPQRLIELFLIFSLLLVCSCKTHNSSDQNKIAIYKQPQAQSILDSQKVIKSGSYSLNQIFVLNNTELQKAKFKVIKIYDGDTITISDGTHEIRVRLIGIDTPEMNEKNPILRNLANQAKDYLSSLILNQFIYLQLDHFNEKSMHLDKFGRLLAYVYRFSDNLFVNAQMMRMGFSQEYEKYSFEQLHYFRKLAAQAKAEKLGIWALMNSTNLYDVKYNSLVCFSSDDTNFITNNGKAI, from the coding sequence ATGTATAAATCTAAAATACCTTTTCATTTTAATATTTTGATGAATCCTCAAAGATTAATTGAACTATTTTTAATTTTTTCCCTTTTGCTGGTTTGTTCTTGTAAAACTCATAACTCTTCCGATCAGAATAAAATTGCTATCTATAAACAACCTCAAGCACAATCTATTCTTGATTCTCAAAAAGTGATTAAAAGTGGCAGTTATTCCTTAAATCAGATTTTTGTTTTAAATAATACTGAACTTCAGAAGGCAAAATTTAAAGTTATAAAAATCTATGATGGTGATACTATAACTATTTCTGATGGCACGCATGAAATTAGAGTAAGATTGATAGGCATAGACACTCCTGAAATGAATGAAAAAAATCCTATTTTAAGAAATCTTGCCAATCAAGCGAAAGATTATCTTAGCTCATTAATTCTAAATCAATTTATCTATCTGCAACTGGACCATTTTAATGAAAAGTCAATGCATCTGGATAAATTCGGCAGATTATTAGCCTATGTCTACCGTTTTTCTGATAATCTTTTTGTTAATGCTCAGATGATGAGAATGGGTTTCAGTCAGGAGTATGAAAAGTATTCCTTTGAACAGTTGCATTATTTTAGAAAATTAGCAGCTCAAGCAAAAGCTGAGAAACTCGGAATCTGGGCCCTTATGAATAGCACAAATTTGTATGATGTTAAATATAATTCTTTAGTTTGTTTCTCTTCTGATGACACAAATTTCATTACTAATAATGGAAAAGCCATTTAA
- a CDS encoding OmpA family protein: MKSDNRDELNYWPSFADIFSSLFFIFFILFSIFYFNYSKRVEADQKDIDDFKSMFKSLDLELNQENNEIIIPADILFEFDKSELKSDNLPKIRQFRKKLKNYMQVGDRKKRYCIIIEGHTDTVGDKNYNYKLSLDRSLSLIKEFKEDDFFRDPDIDLIPAAFGESKLAVPTPDNTINKKNRRVVIRIVPKFIGTMQQIMSK; encoded by the coding sequence ATGAAATCAGACAATCGAGATGAGTTAAATTATTGGCCCAGTTTTGCTGACATTTTTTCTTCTTTATTCTTTATTTTCTTCATTTTATTTTCTATCTTCTATTTTAATTATAGCAAAAGAGTAGAGGCAGATCAAAAAGATATTGATGATTTCAAATCAATGTTTAAATCTCTTGATTTGGAATTAAATCAAGAAAATAATGAAATAATTATACCAGCCGATATTCTTTTTGAGTTTGATAAAAGCGAACTAAAAAGTGATAATCTTCCTAAAATCCGGCAATTCAGAAAAAAGCTTAAAAATTATATGCAGGTAGGAGATAGAAAAAAAAGATATTGCATAATTATAGAAGGACATACAGATACCGTTGGAGATAAAAATTATAATTATAAATTATCTTTAGATCGTTCACTGAGTTTGATTAAGGAATTTAAAGAAGATGACTTTTTTAGAGATCCAGATATAGATTTGATTCCAGCTGCTTTTGGAGAATCAAAATTGGCAGTGCCGACACCTGATAATACCATTAATAAGAAAAATAGGCGAGTAGTAATAAGAATTGTCCCCAAATTTATCGGAACAATGCAACAGATAATGTCTAAATAA
- a CDS encoding methyl-accepting chemotaxis protein, with amino-acid sequence MNSTIVLTLFFIIVFIIIEIGLSIYNRNKTFKIIRSENILINSTREVIKAKNEDLFINLSEEERKYPALDYLATCAQTGQQIDVENFKELLISKTNTAFYNINSIMNQLPIIGLMGTFLGIIIGVCATGHNISQLKNINPDSFILAESIIPLLFSAGLAFSSSLCALICAFLLKSYFGKERNISDEVIDSAMKALVVDYIPYISPKSTEDRFAKTVMRLNNTINKFVNSLDEKLIGFINNFQPLIENQKQTNEETLKSMEDIATRLNQDYETIKLISNQQAQQINSYSDITEKLKDASSSMEQSIKLATENLNEFVNLGSEMKTNIGEMNEPLNNIIKKQEEITRVNEGIINEMKKLLENINIIPSYTSSVQNYLTALNNKLDTFSSVGDNVHSVTREFDNFKENLDKLLTEFISSSQIFSETMTTSFKDYDRELRTLFGQTIPKKEKIDFYYYDPESISQLNAIAEKNNAMIDSMIKYSRSLEENLNRFNQEIDSLRVFGFIRKKKNNRKHKR; translated from the coding sequence ATGAATTCTACCATTGTTTTAACATTATTTTTTATAATAGTTTTTATTATTATTGAAATCGGACTATCTATATATAATCGAAATAAAACATTTAAGATCATAAGATCTGAGAATATATTGATAAATAGTACAAGAGAAGTTATCAAAGCAAAAAATGAGGATTTATTTATTAATCTGAGTGAAGAAGAAAGAAAATATCCAGCTTTAGATTATCTTGCTACCTGTGCTCAAACAGGTCAACAAATAGATGTGGAAAACTTTAAAGAATTACTAATTTCAAAGACGAACACTGCTTTTTATAATATAAACTCTATAATGAATCAATTACCAATCATTGGACTAATGGGAACTTTTCTGGGTATTATAATAGGTGTATGTGCAACTGGACACAACATAAGTCAATTAAAGAATATAAATCCAGATAGTTTTATTTTAGCCGAAAGTATTATTCCCCTCCTTTTTTCAGCTGGTCTTGCTTTTTCCAGCAGCTTATGTGCTTTAATCTGTGCTTTTTTATTAAAATCGTATTTTGGAAAGGAAAGAAATATATCGGATGAAGTAATTGATAGCGCTATGAAAGCTCTGGTAGTAGATTATATTCCTTATATATCACCTAAATCCACAGAAGACCGTTTTGCTAAAACAGTAATGAGACTAAATAATACCATAAATAAATTTGTTAACAGTTTAGATGAGAAACTAATTGGATTTATCAACAATTTTCAGCCCCTTATTGAAAATCAGAAGCAAACAAATGAAGAAACTCTTAAATCTATGGAAGATATTGCTACTCGGTTAAATCAAGATTATGAAACAATTAAACTGATATCAAATCAACAAGCACAACAAATTAATTCATATTCCGATATCACAGAAAAGTTAAAAGATGCAAGTTCTTCTATGGAACAAAGTATTAAACTTGCTACTGAGAACTTAAATGAATTCGTTAATTTGGGTTCTGAGATGAAGACTAATATAGGAGAAATGAATGAACCCTTGAATAATATCATTAAAAAGCAAGAGGAAATTACCAGAGTAAATGAAGGGATTATTAATGAGATGAAAAAACTCCTGGAAAACATTAATATTATTCCATCCTATACCAGTTCAGTCCAGAATTATCTAACTGCCTTGAATAATAAGCTTGATACTTTTAGTTCTGTAGGTGATAACGTGCATAGCGTTACCCGAGAATTTGACAATTTTAAAGAGAATTTAGATAAACTTTTAACTGAGTTCATCAGTAGCTCTCAGATATTTAGTGAAACTATGACAACGAGTTTTAAAGATTATGATCGGGAATTAAGAACTCTTTTTGGTCAAACAATTCCTAAAAAAGAAAAGATAGATTTTTATTATTATGACCCTGAATCTATATCACAACTTAATGCTATTGCAGAGAAGAATAATGCTATGATTGATTCTATGATAAAGTATTCTCGTTCTCTGGAAGAAAATCTTAATCGGTTTAATCAAGAAATTGATTCCCTAAGAGTTTTTGGCTTCATTAGAAAGAAGAAAAACAACAGGAAACATAAAAGATGA
- a CDS encoding resistance protein Rx N-terminal domain-containing protein: MRWVILILVILEGAVLAWIIIKFRKKLEDLETAKEHHRHSSDDEQIQKLYSMLNSIRGKLEKIEELEDRVKQLENRLNQLNHINKSEPQNMINPPIEILPPKEEPNQDNRIWVWRSEEGLKKLEPVSNPKGLYLIKDGTKYLLHLDNLYKENINDTMRLYREIIDFPANIQINDQIVLKKNPIYEKQGNYYIFRAKGEISIK, translated from the coding sequence ATGAGATGGGTAATTTTAATTTTAGTAATTTTAGAAGGTGCTGTTTTAGCTTGGATTATTATTAAATTTCGTAAAAAATTGGAGGATCTGGAAACTGCCAAAGAACATCATAGACATAGTAGTGATGATGAACAAATCCAGAAACTTTATTCAATGCTCAATTCAATTAGAGGTAAATTGGAAAAAATTGAGGAACTTGAAGATCGAGTTAAGCAACTGGAAAATAGATTGAATCAATTAAACCATATCAATAAATCTGAACCACAGAATATGATTAATCCGCCAATTGAAATTCTTCCTCCAAAAGAAGAACCAAATCAAGATAATAGAATCTGGGTTTGGAGATCTGAAGAAGGATTAAAAAAACTTGAACCAGTTAGCAATCCCAAAGGTCTTTATCTAATTAAAGATGGGACAAAATATCTTTTACATCTGGATAATCTTTATAAGGAAAATATCAATGATACAATGAGGTTATATAGGGAAATTATTGATTTCCCTGCTAATATTCAGATAAATGACCAAATAGTATTGAAGAAAAATCCTATATATGAAAAACAGGGAAATTACTATATATTCCGAGCAAAAGGTGAAATATCAATAAAATAA
- a CDS encoding FtsZ/tubulin family protein yields MPYYVFSIGGTGARCLESLIYLCAMGIHLDQPLFPIFVDPDQSNGNITRTLSLIQKYKLIREHLPRPSQDYLFNTEIIYCDEENVLDTRVIIPNLYNPNSGLDPSQNKLSHFIEYETKLQGTEYKFLADLLFSKEELNMDMSAGYRGIPSIGSILMTDIQNQAFWTELKGRLEEDTASRVFIFASLFGGTGASGYPVISKLIKNASPSTKVGGVLMLPYFKLKDPENLQKFQESLKQEKIMPNSKSFMINAKTACEFYKNNYSQIDSNYFLGDDFEHCKQYENYAIGSTEQKNDAHMLELMAAYAAIDFFNKGSGNFKPFYVIQVKNPDKNNDDTTDVVDEDIPHKDKGKPFEKFALLYHHINELFELIDKNNVRLLDKIAWLRDLKIDNEKVRARDIIDKKTELSSLKELMDSFREWIYQNHNNYAKLNIMDYELKLDNLLTNNPDKYKGYHISHLDTKLYDKKTNQNNLLGDMVEAMSLAKITKGR; encoded by the coding sequence GTGCCTTACTATGTATTTTCTATTGGAGGAACAGGTGCAAGATGCCTGGAATCACTTATTTATTTATGTGCTATGGGAATTCATTTAGACCAGCCTCTATTTCCTATATTTGTTGATCCTGACCAGAGTAATGGAAATATCACCAGAACTTTAAGTCTAATTCAAAAATATAAACTCATTAGAGAACACTTACCAAGACCATCCCAAGATTATTTATTCAATACAGAGATTATATATTGTGATGAAGAAAATGTACTTGATACTAGAGTTATAATTCCTAATTTATATAACCCCAACTCTGGTTTAGACCCTTCTCAAAATAAACTTTCCCATTTTATTGAATATGAAACGAAACTTCAGGGGACAGAATATAAATTCCTGGCTGACCTTTTATTCAGTAAAGAAGAATTAAATATGGATATGAGTGCTGGATATAGAGGTATTCCTTCTATTGGCTCTATCTTAATGACCGATATTCAAAATCAAGCTTTCTGGACAGAATTAAAAGGTAGATTGGAAGAAGATACTGCTTCCAGAGTTTTTATTTTTGCATCGTTATTTGGAGGTACTGGAGCTTCAGGATATCCAGTTATCAGCAAATTAATCAAAAATGCATCTCCATCTACTAAAGTTGGTGGTGTTTTAATGCTTCCCTATTTTAAGCTTAAAGACCCTGAAAACTTGCAGAAATTTCAAGAAAGCCTCAAACAAGAAAAGATAATGCCAAATTCAAAAAGTTTTATGATTAATGCTAAAACTGCTTGTGAATTCTATAAAAATAATTATTCTCAGATTGACTCTAATTATTTTCTGGGTGATGACTTTGAACACTGTAAACAGTACGAAAATTATGCTATAGGAAGCACTGAGCAAAAAAATGATGCTCATATGCTGGAACTTATGGCAGCTTATGCTGCTATAGATTTCTTCAATAAAGGAAGCGGTAACTTCAAACCATTCTATGTAATACAGGTGAAAAATCCTGATAAAAATAATGATGATACTACCGATGTAGTTGATGAAGATATTCCTCATAAAGATAAAGGAAAACCATTTGAAAAGTTTGCTCTACTCTATCATCATATAAATGAATTATTTGAACTTATTGATAAAAACAATGTTAGACTTTTAGATAAAATAGCTTGGTTAAGAGACCTTAAGATTGACAATGAAAAAGTTAGAGCAAGAGATATAATTGATAAAAAAACTGAACTTTCTTCTCTTAAAGAATTAATGGATTCCTTCCGAGAATGGATTTATCAAAATCATAATAATTATGCAAAATTAAATATAATGGATTATGAACTCAAACTTGATAATCTTCTAACTAATAATCCTGATAAATATAAAGGATATCATATAAGCCATCTGGATACCAAACTTTATGATAAGAAAACCAATCAAAATAACTTATTAGGTGATATGGTAGAAGCAATGTCCTTGGCAAAAATAACTAAAGGAAGGTAA
- a CDS encoding SPFH domain-containing protein — MTYLYVVIVFAILILVFISRGMIIVRQASVVIVERLGKYYRTLDSGIHIIIPIFDKTRPIHWRYNKLDYRGNVVVVNKVEDRIDLRENVYDFPRQNVITSDNVSININALLYFQITDPYKAVYEIGNLPEAIEKLTQTSLRNVIGELTLQETLTSRDAINAKLRDILDEATDKWGVKVNRVEMQEILPPEEIRTAMEKEMRAERDKRARILQADGEREYQIRVADGEKQARIARAEGEAQAKKLVADAERQAIMLIAEAVKDSGTDPAQYQIALRYVEAFKEIVKQGDKTVVLPYESSALLGSVKTLGDIFQKS, encoded by the coding sequence ATGACCTATTTATATGTAGTAATCGTGTTTGCAATCTTAATCCTTGTTTTTATCTCAAGGGGAATGATTATCGTGCGTCAAGCAAGTGTGGTAATTGTAGAACGCTTAGGAAAATATTACCGGACTTTGGATTCCGGAATTCATATTATTATTCCTATTTTTGATAAAACGCGTCCTATTCACTGGCGTTATAACAAACTTGACTATCGTGGAAATGTAGTTGTGGTCAATAAAGTGGAAGATAGAATTGACTTAAGGGAAAATGTGTATGATTTTCCCCGGCAGAATGTTATCACCAGTGACAATGTTTCTATTAATATCAATGCATTACTTTATTTTCAGATTACAGACCCCTATAAGGCAGTTTATGAAATAGGCAATTTACCCGAGGCGATTGAAAAACTAACTCAGACCTCACTACGAAATGTAATCGGAGAATTAACCTTGCAGGAGACCCTCACTTCCCGGGATGCTATTAATGCCAAATTGCGTGATATTTTAGATGAAGCAACCGATAAATGGGGTGTGAAAGTTAACCGCGTAGAAATGCAGGAAATTTTACCTCCCGAAGAAATTAGAACAGCTATGGAAAAAGAAATGCGCGCCGAACGCGATAAACGAGCCAGAATTCTACAGGCAGACGGTGAAAGAGAATACCAAATAAGAGTTGCAGACGGTGAAAAACAAGCTCGTATAGCGAGAGCAGAAGGTGAAGCACAAGCAAAAAAACTCGTTGCGGATGCTGAAAGGCAAGCTATTATGTTAATTGCCGAAGCAGTAAAAGACAGCGGAACCGACCCGGCTCAATATCAAATTGCGCTTAGATATGTGGAGGCCTTTAAAGAGATTGTAAAACAAGGAGATAAGACAGTTGTTCTGCCTTATGAATCATCTGCCCTTTTAGGCAGTGTAAAAACATTAGGAGACATTTTCCAGAAGTCGTAA
- a CDS encoding nuclear transport factor 2 family protein: MMRYYSIFALVLLLLFCACNPKTAEKTETPVDPSALITEIDTIMKELLTDAENLKTGVLEKYLSNDPTDMYYLGSNVYTGMDLISALKQEYASIANQKLEILQQKTYILGNEAAVWIANIRGIATNKDKKTIETIYTETWLWQKVNNEWKITHCNKSWQM, translated from the coding sequence ATGATGAGATACTATTCTATTTTCGCCTTGGTGTTACTGCTACTTTTTTGTGCCTGCAATCCGAAAACAGCAGAAAAGACAGAAACACCTGTTGATCCATCAGCTCTTATTACAGAAATTGATACTATAATGAAGGAATTATTAACCGATGCTGAAAATCTGAAGACCGGCGTTCTGGAAAAATACCTGAGCAATGATCCCACAGATATGTATTATCTGGGTTCAAATGTTTACACCGGAATGGATTTAATCAGCGCGTTAAAGCAGGAATATGCATCCATAGCTAATCAAAAATTGGAAATCCTGCAACAGAAGACCTATATTTTAGGAAATGAGGCAGCCGTCTGGATTGCCAACATTCGGGGAATTGCTACCAACAAAGATAAAAAGACCATTGAAACAATTTACACTGAAACCTGGTTGTGGCAGAAAGTTAATAATGAATGGAAAATAACCCATTGCAACAAATCCTGGCAGATGTAG